CTTTTAGTGCTTTAGCAAATGAGGATTTATTCAATCAAGCCTTAGAATATGAAAATCAAGGTAAGTACAAAAAAGCTATGCAAATTTATAAAAGCTTAGCTTTAAAAGAAAAACAAAAAGAAGCAAGTTTAGAAAAGTCTTTTAATTTTGAGCAAAATACATCCAAAGAGAAAAAATTAGATGATATTAATCCAAAAAATGAAGCTTTAGCAAACTACCTTGGCACAGAAAAATCATACAATCCTTTTGGTATTAGCACGCATAATCTTAGCTATTTTATGCCTGTTTCTTATAGTTTTAGCAAGAGAGATTATAAAAGCACTGAAACTAAATTTCAAGTAAGCCTTAAAAAAACTCTTTTTGAAAATCTTTTGGGTTTAAATGAAAGTTATAACATAGGCTATACACAAATTTCATGGTGGCAACTTTATAAACATTCTGCTCCTTTTAGAGAAACAAACTATTTACCTGAATTTTTTATCAACTTTCCTATAAGCGGATATGGTGCTTTTGAGAATTTAAAAGATATACGCATAGGCTTATTACATGAATCTAACGGGCAAAATGATCCAAAATCAAGATCATGGAATAGAATTTATCTAAGCAATGCATGGTTTTTTGGCGATTTTATGTTCATACCTAGAGTTTGGCTAAGAATTCCTGAAAAAAGTTCAGAAGATGATAATCCTGACATAGAAAAATATTTAGGTAATTTTGATATTAATCTTGCTTATACCCAAGATGATTATTTTATCAATATATTGTGGCGTAATAATTTAAATTTTGCTAATAACCGCGGTGCAGTAGAAATAAGCGGAGC
The DNA window shown above is from Campylobacter lari and carries:
- a CDS encoding phospholipase A; the protein is MKKTILPIVCAFSALANEDLFNQALEYENQGKYKKAMQIYKSLALKEKQKEASLEKSFNFEQNTSKEKKLDDINPKNEALANYLGTEKSYNPFGISTHNLSYFMPVSYSFSKRDYKSTETKFQVSLKKTLFENLLGLNESYNIGYTQISWWQLYKHSAPFRETNYLPEFFINFPISGYGAFENLKDIRIGLLHESNGQNDPKSRSWNRIYLSNAWFFGDFMFIPRVWLRIPEKSSEDDNPDIEKYLGNFDINLAYTQDDYFINILWRNNLNFANNRGAVEISGAYKISNNGLYIYTQYFNGYGESLIEYNKSSSRLSSGILLMY